The genomic segment TTTGGCGAGCTGATGTATTACTGCCGCCGCTCGGCTAATCCGGTCGGGCGTATTCTGCTGTACATTTTTGACCTAGCTACGCCGAGAAATCTGGCTTTATCAGACGGTATTTGCAGCGCCTTACAGCTGATTAATTTTTGGCAAGATGCTGAAAAAGACTGGGCCAATGGGCGTGTATATTTTCCACAAGCCGATTTAGAGCGCTTTGGGGTGAGCGAAGCGCAAATTGCGGTAGGTGAAGTGGATGCAAACTGGCGGCGCTTAATGGCGTTTCAGGTGCGGCGCAGCCAAAAAATGCTGCACGCTGGCGCGCCGTTGGGAAAGATTTTACCTGGCCGGATCGGGCTGGAGATCCGTCTGACTATCCTAGGGGGGGATGCGATTTTAGAGAAATTAAAATTACAGCCCGATGTTTTCCGCCATCGCCCTGTTTTAGTCTGGCAAGACTGGCCACGCTTGCTGTGGCGGGCGATTCGGGCGAAGTAAGGGTGTTGATCAAAGCGCGTGACTTGCATGCTGTACTGATATTTCTCTCTTATTGCATTTCAAAATGCTGACGGATGCGCTCTTTAAGTAAATCATGCGCATCGGCCTCGCTGATATTCGCCAGTTTCTGAAAAATATCCGCTGCAAGCGGGCGAAAAACGTCCATCACGCCGGGGTCAAAGTGGCTGGCCCTGCCTTTTTCTAGGATATCCATCGCGTCATCAAAACCCATGGGTTCTTTGTAAGGCCGTTTAGAGCACAGGGCGTCAAATACATCGGCTACGGCAAAAATACGGGCGGAAAGCGGGATTTCTTCGCCTTGAAGTTGACGCGGATAACCAGAGCCATCCCATTTTTCATGGTGGGCTGCAACCACTTCATGCGCGCCATCCAGCCAGCCCATGCCTTTTACAATTTGCTCGCCCTGGCTGACATGCGTGCGCATAATGACCAGCTCGGCCTCATCCAGCTTGCCCGGTTTTAATAAGATGGCGTCGGGGATGCCGATTTTGCCCACATCATGTAAAAAACTGCCAGCAATCAAGCCCTGCATTTCCCTGCCTGATGGCACTGATTTCATCCGTTCGGCAATAAAGGCGGCGATCCAAGCGACGCGGTAATTATGTGCGCCAGTATCAGAATCCCGCTTGGCAATGGCCCGGCCCAGTGCTTCCATCATGGAAATATGCGAATCGAGCACTTCGCGGGCTTTGCGCTCGTTATCGGTAGAAAGATGCACCACAACCGGGTAAAGCGCTGCGCCACAGAGGAGCGCCGCAAGACAAACCATCAACGCAACGGTCAGCGAGGATGAGAGTATCTGCCGGTGTTGCCACGCGGGCACGACCCTCACTCCTTCAAAATAGCCTGTGATCGTGTTGTCTGAGCCACGCAGCGGCACAAAAACTCTTAAAACCCAGCGGGTACCAGGCAATTTTAAGCTTTCATATGAAGCTTGGGTGTAGCCGGGCCGGCCATGTGCAGTCAGATAAAAATCGACGGCCTCACCTTCGCTGGTTAAGGATTCAGCCAGTTTTTGCCCGGCAGCGTTATATATCTCGGCAATATCAAATAAGCCGCCGGAAATAGTCTGTGCGGCGCTTTTAGCATGCTCTACCGTATTGGGGCCGCTTAAATTAACAGCATCGTAGTGGTGAAGTAAGCGGCCCGATTCTTCAATGGCCAGCGCTACGATTCCCTCCTCGGTGTTTTCTTTTTCTACATACCACGCCACAGGGCTGGCTAAAGAGGCGAGCGCAATACTGACAGTGGCAATCCGAATCGCAGTACGCTTTTTGAAGGCTTTCATGTGCAAATTGCCACTTTATCTAAAATGACGAGTAGGAGACCGGCAAGGCGGAGGCATGTTTATCCCCTGACTTGCTGATTGCCATGCAAGGTTTTGTGTCAGCTCAATGTATATCTTAGTAGGCAATGACTTGGAAGCAATAGTCAGCCTTGCCGTACTGGTGTGTTTTATCTGATCGCTCAGATTGAAAGCCTGGGTAAAGGAGGGGGTATGTGGCGTGGATGTTTACTGATTTTCTTACTCAGTGCCTGTAGGGCTGAACCAGTGCCAGTTGCTTTGATATCAGGCATGGTTATTAAGGTGAGTGACGGTGATTCGCTGTTGA from the Iodobacter fluviatilis genome contains:
- a CDS encoding HD-GYP domain-containing protein → MKAFKKRTAIRIATVSIALASLASPVAWYVEKENTEEGIVALAIEESGRLLHHYDAVNLSGPNTVEHAKSAAQTISGGLFDIAEIYNAAGQKLAESLTSEGEAVDFYLTAHGRPGYTQASYESLKLPGTRWVLRVFVPLRGSDNTITGYFEGVRVVPAWQHRQILSSSLTVALMVCLAALLCGAALYPVVVHLSTDNERKAREVLDSHISMMEALGRAIAKRDSDTGAHNYRVAWIAAFIAERMKSVPSGREMQGLIAGSFLHDVGKIGIPDAILLKPGKLDEAELVIMRTHVSQGEQIVKGMGWLDGAHEVVAAHHEKWDGSGYPRQLQGEEIPLSARIFAVADVFDALCSKRPYKEPMGFDDAMDILEKGRASHFDPGVMDVFRPLAADIFQKLANISEADAHDLLKERIRQHFEMQ
- the hpnC gene encoding squalene synthase HpnC; translation: MVAITSEQAVGHYENFPVASLVLPRKYRKAVAAVYHFARHADDLADEGDATPEERIRALGQCRAELDLIAAGKTPVTPRYQALAIATHQYQIPVQLYHDLLDAFTQDVTKHRFADFGELMYYCRRSANPVGRILLYIFDLATPRNLALSDGICSALQLINFWQDAEKDWANGRVYFPQADLERFGVSEAQIAVGEVDANWRRLMAFQVRRSQKMLHAGAPLGKILPGRIGLEIRLTILGGDAILEKLKLQPDVFRHRPVLVWQDWPRLLWRAIRAK